A single uncultured Methanolobus sp. DNA region contains:
- a CDS encoding winged helix-turn-helix transcriptional regulator: MENPRSTPLEELLVWILSVDRRVILMESIDNHQVIKASDVAQKTNRSTQNISRALKELKNKGIIKCLTPEKTTWKRYMLTDTGIEVRQKLQQYH, from the coding sequence ATGGAAAATCCACGCTCAACTCCGCTAGAGGAACTACTTGTCTGGATCCTCAGTGTTGACCGCCGTGTCATCCTTATGGAGTCTATAGACAATCATCAGGTCATTAAAGCATCTGATGTCGCACAGAAAACGAACAGATCAACTCAAAACATAAGCCGTGCTTTGAAGGAACTCAAAAATAAAGGCATTATTAAATGCCTTACACCTGAAAAGACTACCTGGAAAAGGTATATGTTAACAGATACGGGAATAGAGGTCCGCCAGAAACTTCAGCAGTACCACTGA
- a CDS encoding hydrogenase maturation protease, with protein sequence MGDDGIGIHVIEKLGEIRDELPDEVELIDAGVCGLEMLNMMEDASNVIIVDAVKGAGNVGSVHRLSVDDVKRAASGNTGLSVHDISLADVLNIAEQVQEMPDQLTIFAIEVEKADEISLDLSEKVQGSLDTTVKLIIDEISAMKAC encoded by the coding sequence GTGGGTGATGACGGAATTGGCATCCATGTCATTGAAAAGTTAGGCGAGATCAGGGACGAGCTTCCTGATGAAGTTGAACTTATCGATGCTGGTGTCTGCGGACTTGAAATGTTGAACATGATGGAAGATGCCAGCAATGTTATCATAGTCGATGCAGTCAAGGGTGCTGGTAACGTCGGTTCTGTTCATCGGTTGTCAGTCGATGATGTAAAAAGAGCCGCATCCGGTAATACCGGTCTGTCTGTTCACGATATCAGTCTTGCAGACGTGCTCAACATAGCCGAACAGGTTCAGGAAATGCCAGACCAGCTCACGATCTTTGCCATAGAGGTTGAGAAGGCCGATGAGATTTCCCTTGACCTGTCGGAAAAGGTACAGGGTTCTCTGGACACGACTGTTAAGCTGATAATTGATGAAATCAGTGCGATGAAAGCTTGTTGA